One genomic region from Streptomyces sp. Li-HN-5-11 encodes:
- a CDS encoding L-rhamnose mutarotase has protein sequence MKRIAQTIRLRPEHRREYLELHSAVWPGVEAALHRANIRNYSIFLHGDVLFAYFEYHGEDFEADMAALEADPETQEWWKLTDPCQEPWPDRGDSRQWTELTEIWHLSPPGDKTTA, from the coding sequence ATGAAACGCATCGCCCAGACCATCAGGCTCCGGCCCGAACACCGCCGGGAATACCTCGAACTCCACTCCGCCGTCTGGCCCGGAGTCGAAGCCGCCCTGCACCGGGCGAACATCCGCAACTACAGCATCTTCCTCCACGGTGACGTGCTGTTCGCCTACTTCGAGTACCACGGCGAGGACTTCGAGGCCGACATGGCGGCACTCGAGGCCGACCCCGAAACCCAGGAGTGGTGGAAGCTCACCGACCCCTGCCAGGAGCCCTGGCCCGACCGGGGTGACTCACGCCAGTGGACGGAACTCACCGAGATCTGGCACCTGAGCCCGCCCGGCGACAAGACCACGGCCTGA
- a CDS encoding amidohydrolase family protein, giving the protein MTSTPALVDAHHHLWDLARRPQPWLDDPAVASIRRTFTPDDLRSTATHPIAGRRLTSTVVVQCVADVPETEDLLALAEQEPLIGAVVGWADLTSPAIGDVLDRLLAGPGGTYLRSLRHLVQGETDPGWLQRPDVESGLAAVRERGLCYDVLIRSHQLDQAIRLAERFPDLPQVLNHAGKPSIARGELADWERQVRLLARHPQVVCKVSGLITEADHGTWTTADIRPVWDVLLSSFGPGRLMFGSDWPVANLAGGWNRWAATVAELLTDCAESDIQALLAGTATAFYGLPHHAEDTEPGADATQHT; this is encoded by the coding sequence GTGACCTCCACCCCCGCACTCGTCGACGCCCATCACCACCTGTGGGACCTCGCCCGGCGCCCGCAACCCTGGCTGGACGACCCCGCCGTGGCGTCGATCCGCCGCACCTTCACCCCCGATGACCTGCGCTCCACCGCCACCCATCCCATCGCGGGCCGCCGGCTGACCAGCACGGTGGTCGTGCAGTGCGTGGCGGACGTGCCCGAGACCGAGGACCTGCTCGCGCTCGCGGAGCAGGAGCCGCTGATCGGGGCCGTGGTCGGCTGGGCGGACCTGACGTCCCCGGCCATCGGCGACGTGCTCGACCGGCTGCTCGCCGGACCGGGCGGCACGTATCTGCGATCCCTGCGCCACCTCGTCCAGGGCGAGACGGACCCGGGCTGGCTGCAACGGCCCGACGTCGAAAGCGGGCTGGCTGCGGTGCGGGAGCGAGGGCTCTGCTACGACGTGCTCATCCGCAGCCACCAACTCGACCAGGCGATCCGACTGGCGGAACGCTTCCCCGACCTGCCCCAGGTACTCAACCACGCGGGCAAGCCGTCCATCGCCCGAGGCGAACTGGCCGACTGGGAACGCCAGGTGCGCCTGCTGGCTCGACACCCCCAGGTGGTCTGCAAGGTGTCGGGCCTGATCACCGAGGCCGACCACGGCACCTGGACCACCGCCGACATCCGTCCGGTCTGGGACGTCCTGCTCAGTTCGTTCGGCCCGGGCCGGCTGATGTTCGGCTCGGACTGGCCGGTCGCGAACCTCGCGGGAGGCTGGAACCGCTGGGCCGCCACCGTGGCCGAACTGCTCACCGACTGCGCCGAGAGCGACATCCAGGCACTTCTCGCGGGCACCGCGACCGCCTTCTACGGCCTTCCCCACCACGCCGAAGACACGGAGCCGGGCGCCGACGCCACACAGCACACCTGA
- a CDS encoding PIG-L family deacetylase — protein sequence MNDRPLTLMAVHAHPDDEATGTGGVLARYAAEGIRTVLVTCTDGGCGDGPGGVKPGDPGHDPAAVAMMRRRELEASCEILKVSHLEMLDYADSGMMGWPTNDAPGSFWRTPVEEGAARLAKLMRRYQPDVVVTYDENGFYGHPDHIQANRITTAALAMTVPTPKVYWTTAPRSMFQRFGEVMRELGADWQEPDPAEAAAMAEIGLPEEEITTWVDTTAFGGQKFEALAAHASQGENIFFLKMGQKRFTELMGVETFVRVQDTTGAAVPENDLFAGLR from the coding sequence ATGAACGACCGGCCCTTGACGCTCATGGCGGTGCACGCCCACCCCGACGATGAGGCCACTGGAACGGGAGGTGTCCTCGCGCGGTACGCGGCGGAGGGCATCCGCACGGTCCTCGTGACGTGTACCGACGGCGGTTGCGGCGACGGGCCGGGGGGTGTCAAGCCGGGCGATCCCGGTCATGATCCGGCAGCCGTCGCCATGATGCGGCGTCGAGAACTTGAGGCAAGTTGCGAGATCCTCAAGGTCAGTCATCTGGAGATGCTGGACTACGCAGACTCCGGGATGATGGGCTGGCCGACCAACGACGCCCCCGGATCGTTCTGGCGGACACCCGTGGAGGAGGGCGCTGCCCGACTCGCCAAGCTCATGCGGCGCTACCAGCCCGATGTGGTCGTCACCTACGACGAGAACGGCTTCTACGGACACCCCGACCATATCCAGGCAAACCGCATCACGACGGCGGCGCTGGCGATGACCGTGCCGACGCCGAAGGTGTACTGGACGACGGCGCCCCGCTCGATGTTTCAGCGGTTCGGGGAGGTCATGCGTGAGTTGGGTGCGGACTGGCAGGAGCCGGATCCCGCCGAGGCCGCCGCGATGGCAGAGATCGGACTCCCGGAGGAGGAGATCACCACCTGGGTGGACACCACCGCGTTCGGCGGTCAGAAGTTCGAGGCGCTGGCCGCACACGCCAGCCAGGGCGAGAACATCTTCTTCCTCAAGATGGGCCAGAAAAGGTTCACCGAGTTGATGGGCGTCGAGACCTTCGTACGTGTCCAGGACACCACCGGCGCGGCCGTGCCCGAGAACGACCTCTTCGCCGGACTGCGCTGA
- a CDS encoding phosphatase PAP2 family protein — MRQGLARTLGLVHPLVTTLEVLGTANHYLMDTVAGVMVMGIGFALARPVLRTVDAPSARRRAAKQAVPVDVRRPLGGQDGTRAAEGAVRRCG, encoded by the coding sequence GTGAGACAGGGGCTGGCGCGCACGCTGGGGCTCGTCCACCCCTTGGTGACCACGCTCGAGGTACTGGGCACGGCGAACCACTACCTGATGGACACGGTCGCCGGCGTCATGGTGATGGGCATCGGATTCGCGCTCGCCAGGCCGGTGCTGCGAACGGTTGACGCACCGTCCGCCCGTAGGCGGGCAGCCAAGCAGGCCGTCCCCGTTGATGTGCGGCGTCCGCTCGGCGGCCAGGACGGCACGCGCGCGGCGGAGGGCGCGGTACGGCGTTGCGGGTGA
- a CDS encoding alkaline phosphatase family protein has protein sequence MAGFIRGRRQWRLAAGTAVVGAIAAVTLAPASASAHEEHHSPAHKIGHVWTIILENKSYEATFTGLNQNSYLWKTLPSYGELLTQYYGTGHYSLDNYISLVSGQAPAPDNQNDCPQYKNVSPGTPAADGQVNAGSGCVYPSSVKTLFNQLDSKKIPWKVYAQDMGNTPTRENAYQCGIPGSPSGAGVPDPGGATAEDQYVPKHNPVPWFHSLIDNPGDCARVAPLNGLAATAGHPAVSGLAQDLKSEKTTPRFSWISPNNCSDAHDATCKGDNLSGDPNNHQGGLYASDRFLEKVIPQIMASPAYQHDGMIQILFDEAFPPYKMYGNSIADYTGNSDRSLNTPTDTAQSVVACCNELPGPNTTQPGFQAFGQDTTPGGGITGAVFLSRYIKPGSVSEQPYNHYSWLRSMEDLFGVRHGGTDGRGHLGYAAADGLRPFGADVYNNPSGKALPPAPSGSIVYPAVARVDDPEHPITKTP, from the coding sequence ATGGCAGGGTTCATACGCGGGCGCAGACAGTGGCGTCTTGCGGCGGGGACGGCCGTTGTGGGCGCGATCGCCGCGGTCACACTGGCGCCGGCCTCGGCTTCGGCCCATGAGGAGCACCACTCCCCGGCCCACAAGATCGGCCATGTGTGGACGATCATCCTGGAGAACAAGTCGTACGAGGCCACCTTCACCGGCCTCAACCAGAACAGCTACCTGTGGAAGACGCTCCCGTCCTACGGCGAGCTGCTCACCCAGTACTACGGGACCGGCCACTACAGCCTGGACAACTACATCAGCCTGGTGTCCGGACAGGCCCCGGCGCCGGACAACCAGAACGACTGCCCGCAGTACAAGAACGTCTCCCCGGGCACCCCGGCCGCCGACGGCCAGGTCAACGCCGGCTCCGGCTGTGTGTACCCGTCCTCGGTGAAGACGCTCTTCAACCAGCTCGACTCGAAGAAGATCCCGTGGAAGGTGTACGCCCAGGACATGGGCAACACTCCCACCCGTGAGAACGCCTACCAGTGCGGCATCCCCGGCAGCCCCTCGGGGGCCGGTGTGCCGGACCCGGGCGGCGCCACCGCGGAGGACCAGTACGTGCCCAAGCACAACCCGGTGCCCTGGTTCCACTCGCTGATCGACAACCCGGGGGACTGCGCCAGGGTCGCCCCGCTGAACGGCCTCGCCGCCACCGCAGGGCACCCGGCCGTGTCCGGCTTGGCGCAGGACCTCAAGAGCGAGAAGACCACACCGCGCTTCTCCTGGATCAGCCCGAACAACTGCTCCGACGCACACGACGCCACCTGCAAGGGCGACAACCTCTCCGGTGATCCGAACAACCACCAGGGCGGCCTGTACGCCTCGGACAGGTTCCTGGAGAAGGTCATCCCCCAGATCATGGCCTCCCCGGCGTACCAGCACGACGGCATGATCCAGATCCTTTTCGACGAGGCGTTCCCGCCCTACAAGATGTACGGCAACTCGATCGCCGACTACACCGGCAACTCGGACAGGTCACTCAACACCCCCACGGACACGGCCCAGTCCGTCGTGGCGTGCTGCAACGAGCTGCCCGGCCCGAACACGACCCAGCCCGGTTTCCAGGCGTTCGGGCAGGACACCACCCCGGGCGGCGGCATCACCGGCGCCGTGTTCCTCTCCCGCTACATCAAGCCGGGTTCCGTCAGTGAGCAGCCCTACAACCACTACTCGTGGCTGCGCAGCATGGAGGACCTGTTCGGCGTCCGCCACGGCGGCACCGACGGCCGGGGACACCTGGGGTACGCGGCTGCGGACGGCCTGCGCCCGTTCGGCGCGGACGTCTACAACAACCCCTCCGGCAAGGCGCTTCCGCCGGCGCCGTCGGGCAGCATCGTCTACCCGGCCGTGGCCCGCGTCGACGACCCCGAGCACCCCATCACCAAGACGCCCTGA
- a CDS encoding DUF302 domain-containing protein — MRYDRTVHLDTDFATAVERVREALAAQGFGILTEIDVTATLKAKLDQDMEDYVILGACNPPLAHRALEADRSIGLLLPCNVVVRADGDRTAVQALDPDTMVTLTGLDDLRPVAEEATRRLDAALASLTDAGTDGTR; from the coding sequence ATGCGTTACGACCGCACCGTGCACCTTGACACCGACTTCGCCACCGCCGTCGAGAGGGTCCGCGAGGCACTGGCCGCGCAGGGCTTCGGCATCCTCACCGAGATCGACGTCACGGCGACGCTCAAGGCCAAGCTCGACCAGGACATGGAGGACTACGTCATCCTCGGCGCCTGCAACCCGCCGCTCGCCCACCGAGCCCTTGAGGCGGACCGCTCCATCGGCCTGCTGCTGCCCTGCAACGTCGTCGTCCGCGCCGACGGCGACCGCACCGCCGTACAGGCCCTCGATCCGGACACGATGGTCACCCTGACCGGGCTCGATGACCTGCGCCCGGTCGCCGAGGAGGCCACCCGCCGCCTGGACGCCGCTCTGGCCTCACTGACCGATGCCGGTACGGACGGCACGCGCTGA
- the lgt gene encoding prolipoprotein diacylglyceryl transferase translates to MNLAYLPSPSQGVWHLGPLPIRAYALCILTGIFTAVWLTGRRWEARGGRREDIADIAVWAVPFGIAGGRLYHVITDPELYFAAGKQPLHALYIWDGGLGIPGAVALGAVGAWLGCRRRGIGLSDFADAVAPGLVLAQAIGRWGNYFNQELYGRPTHLPWALQIDPAHRPVDMPTVGLYHPTFLYESLWDLGVMALLLWLDRRHHQRLRRGRLFACYVLAYTTGRAWIEALRIDHANHFLGLRLNDYVSLILFTGALVHLIASRHPRSGDDAPYPPGDETGKTPTPVEADASGQGRA, encoded by the coding sequence ATGAACCTGGCGTACCTGCCCAGTCCCTCTCAGGGCGTGTGGCACCTGGGCCCGTTGCCGATCCGCGCGTACGCGCTGTGCATCCTGACCGGCATCTTCACCGCGGTGTGGCTCACCGGACGCCGCTGGGAGGCCCGGGGCGGGCGCCGTGAGGACATCGCCGACATCGCCGTCTGGGCCGTACCGTTCGGCATCGCAGGCGGCCGCCTGTACCACGTGATCACCGACCCCGAGCTGTACTTCGCCGCCGGCAAGCAGCCCCTCCACGCCCTCTACATCTGGGACGGCGGCCTGGGCATCCCCGGTGCGGTGGCACTCGGTGCGGTCGGCGCCTGGCTGGGCTGCCGCCGCAGGGGCATCGGACTGTCCGACTTCGCCGACGCCGTCGCACCGGGGCTGGTGCTCGCGCAGGCGATCGGCCGCTGGGGCAACTACTTCAACCAGGAACTGTACGGCCGCCCCACCCACCTGCCCTGGGCGCTGCAGATCGACCCCGCACACCGCCCCGTCGACATGCCCACGGTCGGTCTCTACCACCCGACGTTCCTGTACGAGTCCCTGTGGGACCTCGGTGTGATGGCACTGCTGCTGTGGCTGGACCGCCGTCACCACCAGCGACTGCGGCGGGGACGGCTGTTCGCCTGCTACGTGCTCGCCTACACCACAGGCCGGGCCTGGATCGAGGCCCTGCGCATCGACCACGCCAACCACTTCCTGGGCCTTCGCCTCAACGACTACGTCTCCCTGATCCTGTTCACCGGCGCGCTCGTTCACCTGATCGCCAGCCGGCATCCCCGCAGCGGTGACGACGCCCCGTACCCTCCCGGCGACGAAACCGGGAAGACCCCGACGCCGGTCGAGGCCGACGCATCCGGCCAGGGGCGCGCCTGA
- a CDS encoding MarR family winged helix-turn-helix transcriptional regulator — translation MPAQSRIGVSSPSSTPAGGEPEARLLTEAVTRLRRALRSSIRTDYPWETLPMAQVELLQVLGEHSPARISDLAARRRLAPSTVSGLIGQMMTAGLVARDVDAADRRASVVTLTDAGREKLAAWTVAHERRIDAALAALDDTSRAAITNALPALFQLAEHLGEPSGGAAED, via the coding sequence ATGCCTGCGCAGTCCCGCATCGGGGTCTCCTCACCCTCCTCCACTCCCGCTGGAGGGGAGCCGGAGGCCCGTCTGCTCACCGAAGCCGTCACCCGGCTGCGCCGCGCGCTGCGCTCCTCCATCCGCACCGATTACCCGTGGGAGACGCTCCCCATGGCGCAGGTCGAGCTTCTCCAGGTGCTCGGTGAGCACTCTCCCGCACGGATCAGCGACCTCGCCGCCCGTCGGCGTCTGGCGCCCAGCACGGTCAGCGGCCTGATCGGCCAGATGATGACCGCCGGGCTGGTCGCGCGGGATGTCGACGCCGCCGACCGCCGCGCCTCCGTCGTCACTCTCACAGACGCCGGCCGCGAGAAGCTCGCTGCCTGGACCGTCGCGCACGAACGCCGCATCGACGCCGCCCTCGCCGCCCTCGACGACACCTCCAGGGCAGCCATCACGAACGCGCTGCCCGCTCTCTTCCAGCTGGCCGAGCATCTGGGCGAACCCTCCGGCGGCGCGGCAGAGGACTGA
- a CDS encoding NB-ARC domain-containing protein — protein MCRKGRTVGITTSLWGAGGFGKTTLAMAVCAHGDVQRRFNSRIYVVTVGRDVRGRAAVAAKVAEVTRFVTGDATEYTDPDLAGAHLGRLLDQRPRTLLVLDDVWEEEQLAPFLQGGRRCVRLVTTRNPGLLPPRARRIQVDQMSKAQAASVLTWQLPLLDPSTVDGLLQVTGRWALLLRLTNRLIAEQVSAGADLAVTAERVLHQLRTQGPAALDDVAATWDLDDPRRRNEAVRASVEAATTLLPSGSVDRFAELGIFAEDESIPVSVVVLLWGASSGLTEHQTRALLGDLARLSLLTLDGQDGGRISLHDVVRDYLRRVLGTAGVARLNALMVDAVAATLPVAQPLGPGAPEPGRAWWQTQDGYLLDHLVSHLLAAGRTTTAEAVAGDLRWVEARLVQRGPSAPWNDLTRINTVHAGSLARTLAQASHLLRPTIPPRSVVSVLHSRLRGYPHWDAQIGSRENDPALRPCLVTQWPLPDVPHAALQRTLADHRSAVRSVAIAPDGTWLATGGDDKKVRIWDRASGTCTTVLTGHRDAVGAVAIAPDGTWLATGGDDKKVRIWDRASGTCTTVLTGHRGAVRSVAIAPDGTWLATGGDDKKVRIWDRASGTCTTVLTGHRDAVRAVAIAPNGTWLATASDDAKVRIWDRSSGACTATLAGHGGPVSDIVIALDGTWFATGGDDGKVRIWDRSSGVCTGTLTGHSGPVRAVAVAPDGTWLATASDDTQVRIWDRFSGACTATLTGHSGPVRAVAVAPDGTWLATASDDETGRLWDRGLSPHAPSRPAHTRMVRAVAVASDGTWLATGGDDKKVRIWDRASGTCTTVLTGHRGAVRSVAIAPDGTWLATGGDDTEVRIWDRSSGICTSVLTGHSAPVRDIAIAPDGSWLATVGAAVKIWDRTAGTCVRTFRGTTRRYQYPAYSVAIDPSGARLVAGFANQVSRSYSYPSGGNTWIFLTGALALTTVFAPDGSWFAIGDKAGQVTIWDNAINVRTTSFQAHSGAVRSVAVSRNSRWLATVGADTTVRIWDVAAERTLALARADGALHSCAWGPQDELLVGGERGLYLFAFLT, from the coding sequence GTGTGCCGGAAAGGGCGCACGGTAGGCATCACCACGTCGCTGTGGGGAGCGGGCGGTTTCGGGAAGACGACCCTGGCCATGGCTGTCTGTGCCCATGGTGATGTGCAGCGACGTTTCAACTCGCGGATCTACGTCGTCACCGTCGGCCGGGACGTTCGGGGAAGAGCTGCGGTGGCTGCCAAGGTCGCAGAAGTCACGCGATTCGTCACCGGAGACGCAACCGAGTACACCGATCCGGACCTGGCGGGCGCTCACTTGGGCCGCCTCCTCGATCAGAGGCCCCGTACCTTGCTGGTACTGGACGACGTGTGGGAGGAGGAGCAACTCGCTCCCTTCCTGCAGGGCGGCCGCCGCTGCGTACGGCTGGTCACCACACGCAACCCAGGACTCCTGCCGCCGCGGGCCCGCCGCATCCAGGTGGATCAGATGTCAAAGGCTCAGGCGGCCTCGGTGCTGACGTGGCAGCTGCCGTTGCTGGACCCGTCCACGGTGGACGGCCTGCTCCAGGTCACCGGACGCTGGGCCCTGCTGCTGCGGTTGACGAACCGTCTGATCGCTGAGCAGGTCAGCGCCGGAGCCGACCTTGCGGTCACCGCGGAACGCGTCCTTCACCAGCTTCGCACGCAAGGGCCCGCGGCGTTGGACGATGTCGCCGCCACTTGGGATCTCGATGACCCTCGCCGACGCAACGAAGCTGTCAGGGCGTCAGTGGAAGCCGCGACCACCCTGTTGCCGTCGGGCAGCGTCGACCGCTTCGCGGAGCTCGGCATCTTCGCCGAGGACGAGTCGATCCCCGTTTCGGTGGTCGTCTTGCTGTGGGGTGCCTCCAGTGGCCTGACCGAGCATCAGACACGTGCCTTGCTGGGGGATCTGGCGCGCCTGTCCCTGCTCACCCTCGATGGTCAGGACGGTGGCCGGATCAGCCTGCACGACGTGGTGCGCGACTACCTTCGCAGGGTGCTCGGCACGGCGGGAGTTGCCCGCCTGAACGCCCTCATGGTCGACGCCGTCGCCGCGACCCTGCCGGTGGCTCAGCCTCTCGGTCCTGGCGCACCCGAACCTGGACGTGCCTGGTGGCAGACGCAGGACGGCTACCTTCTCGATCACCTCGTCTCCCACCTCCTTGCGGCCGGCCGTACGACGACTGCCGAGGCCGTGGCCGGCGACCTGCGGTGGGTGGAGGCACGCCTCGTCCAACGCGGCCCCAGCGCACCGTGGAACGACCTGACGCGCATCAACACGGTCCACGCCGGTTCCCTGGCCCGGACCCTGGCCCAGGCCTCCCATCTCCTGCGCCCCACCATCCCGCCTCGATCGGTGGTCAGCGTCCTGCACAGCCGCCTCAGGGGGTATCCGCACTGGGACGCACAAATCGGTTCGCGCGAGAACGACCCTGCTCTGAGGCCCTGCTTGGTCACCCAATGGCCCCTGCCCGATGTCCCGCACGCCGCACTGCAACGGACCCTGGCTGATCACCGAAGTGCCGTGCGGTCGGTCGCCATCGCCCCGGACGGCACCTGGCTCGCCACGGGCGGCGACGACAAGAAGGTGCGCATCTGGGACCGGGCCTCCGGCACCTGCACAACAGTCCTCACCGGCCACCGAGATGCCGTGGGAGCGGTGGCCATCGCCCCCGACGGCACCTGGCTCGCCACGGGCGGCGACGACAAGAAGGTGCGCATCTGGGACCGGGCCTCCGGCACCTGCACAACAGTCCTCACCGGCCACCGAGGCGCCGTGCGGTCGGTGGCCATCGCCCCCGACGGCACCTGGCTCGCCACGGGCGGCGACGACAAGAAGGTGCGCATCTGGGACCGGGCCTCCGGCACCTGCACAACAGTCCTCACCGGCCACCGAGATGCTGTGCGGGCTGTTGCCATCGCGCCCAACGGCACCTGGCTCGCCACGGCGAGCGATGATGCAAAGGTACGGATCTGGGACCGGTCCTCGGGCGCGTGTACGGCCACCCTCGCCGGCCATGGCGGCCCCGTGAGCGACATCGTGATTGCTCTGGACGGCACCTGGTTCGCCACGGGGGGTGACGACGGGAAGGTCCGTATCTGGGACCGGTCTTCGGGCGTGTGCACAGGGACGCTGACCGGCCACAGCGGCCCGGTCAGAGCTGTGGCCGTCGCCCCCGACGGCACCTGGCTCGCCACGGCGAGCGACGACACGCAGGTGCGGATCTGGGACCGGTTTTCCGGCGCGTGCACAGCGACCCTCACCGGCCACAGCGGCCCGGTCAGAGCTGTGGCCGTCGCCCCCGACGGCACCTGGCTCGCCACGGCGAGCGACGACGAGACCGGGCGCCTGTGGGATCGCGGTCTTTCTCCCCATGCGCCCTCACGTCCCGCCCATACCCGCATGGTGCGGGCCGTGGCTGTCGCCTCGGACGGAACCTGGCTCGCCACGGGCGGCGACGACAAGAAGGTGCGCATCTGGGACCGGGCCTCCGGCACCTGCACAACAGTCCTCACCGGCCACCGAGGCGCCGTGCGGTCGGTGGCCATCGCCCCGGACGGAACCTGGCTCGCCACGGGCGGCGACGACACGGAGGTGCGGATCTGGGACCGGTCCTCGGGCATCTGCACATCCGTCCTCACCGGCCATTCCGCGCCCGTGCGAGACATCGCAATCGCACCCGACGGCAGTTGGCTGGCGACGGTAGGCGCAGCGGTGAAGATCTGGGACCGCACCGCGGGAACCTGCGTCCGCACTTTCAGGGGGACCACCCGGCGGTACCAGTACCCAGCCTACTCCGTGGCCATCGACCCGAGCGGCGCGAGACTTGTCGCCGGCTTCGCCAATCAAGTGAGCCGGAGCTACTCCTACCCATCTGGAGGCAATACCTGGATCTTTCTTACCGGCGCACTTGCGCTCACCACCGTGTTCGCTCCCGACGGCTCGTGGTTCGCCATCGGCGACAAAGCGGGCCAGGTCACCATTTGGGACAACGCAATCAATGTCCGCACCACCAGCTTTCAAGCACACAGCGGTGCAGTGCGGTCGGTGGCCGTCTCCCGGAACAGCCGATGGCTCGCCACCGTCGGCGCTGACACAACGGTGCGCATCTGGGATGTTGCGGCGGAACGCACCTTGGCCCTGGCCAGAGCGGACGGTGCTCTCCACTCGTGCGCCTGGGGGCCCCAGGACGAGTTGCTGGTCGGGGGTGAGCGGGGCCTGTATCTCTTCGCCTTCCTGACATGA
- a CDS encoding VOC family protein, with protein MIRKLQAVALDCADPVGLAEFYADLLGGRVVAHPEDPDWIEVHGFEGTPLACQRVDGYQPPQWPGQQRPQQLHLDFDVDDLDGEEKRALELGATVLERTDQIRPGANWRIYADPAGHPFCLCLH; from the coding sequence GTGATTCGAAAGCTGCAGGCGGTCGCGCTGGACTGCGCCGATCCGGTAGGGCTCGCGGAGTTCTACGCGGATCTGCTCGGCGGCCGGGTGGTGGCGCACCCGGAGGATCCCGACTGGATCGAGGTGCACGGGTTCGAGGGGACGCCGCTGGCCTGTCAGCGGGTGGACGGCTACCAGCCGCCCCAATGGCCCGGCCAGCAGCGCCCGCAGCAACTCCACCTGGACTTCGACGTGGACGACCTGGACGGGGAGGAGAAGCGGGCGCTCGAACTCGGCGCCACCGTGCTCGAGCGGACGGACCAGATCCGCCCGGGGGCCAACTGGCGGATCTACGCCGACCCGGCCGGCCATCCGTTCTGCCTCTGCCTGCACTGA
- a CDS encoding HoxN/HupN/NixA family nickel/cobalt transporter, translated as MTMSQGVPDTAAAPSFRWRREDTVRTAGLLAVIVALHVVAFGILFLLVVPHHYEVGTKAFGVGLGITAYTLGMRHAFDADHIAAIDNTTRKLMADGKRPVSVGFWFALGHSSVVVVMAALVAGGAKLAGVLMNDDSRAHQVLGTVGTTVSGGFLYLIAALNLVALFGIIRVFKAMRSGQYDESELEAHLDSRGFMNRLLGRLTKSVRRPGQMFPLGFLFGVGFDTSTEVLLLALAGNGAAAGLPWYAILCLPLLFAAGMSLFDTLDGTFMNFAYQWAFSNPVRKVFYNLTITGLSISVAFFVGTIELVGVLHDKLGLGDDVSGWIAGLDLDNVGYVIAGLFVVVWAVAIGYWRLAKVEERWSARAADTG; from the coding sequence ATGACCATGTCCCAAGGCGTGCCCGATACCGCCGCCGCCCCTTCCTTTCGCTGGCGGCGCGAGGACACCGTCCGAACAGCCGGCCTCCTGGCGGTGATCGTCGCCCTGCACGTGGTGGCCTTCGGGATCCTCTTCCTGCTCGTGGTCCCGCACCACTACGAGGTCGGAACGAAGGCGTTCGGGGTCGGGCTGGGCATCACGGCCTACACCCTCGGCATGCGGCACGCCTTCGACGCGGACCACATCGCCGCGATCGACAACACCACCCGCAAGCTGATGGCCGACGGCAAGCGGCCGGTGTCGGTGGGCTTCTGGTTCGCGCTCGGCCACTCCAGCGTGGTGGTCGTCATGGCGGCGCTGGTCGCGGGCGGTGCGAAGCTCGCCGGCGTTCTGATGAACGACGACTCCCGCGCCCACCAGGTCCTCGGCACCGTGGGCACCACGGTTTCCGGGGGCTTCCTGTACCTGATCGCCGCTCTCAATCTCGTGGCGCTGTTCGGCATCATCCGCGTCTTCAAGGCGATGCGGAGCGGGCAGTACGACGAGTCCGAGCTGGAGGCGCACCTCGACTCGCGCGGCTTCATGAACCGTCTTCTGGGCCGCCTCACCAAGTCCGTCCGCAGGCCCGGCCAGATGTTCCCCCTGGGCTTCCTGTTCGGCGTCGGCTTCGACACCTCGACCGAGGTCCTGCTCCTCGCCCTGGCCGGCAACGGCGCCGCCGCCGGCCTCCCCTGGTACGCGATCCTGTGCCTGCCCCTCCTCTTCGCGGCGGGCATGAGCCTGTTCGACACCCTCGACGGCACCTTCATGAACTTCGCCTACCAGTGGGCGTTCTCCAACCCCGTGCGCAAGGTGTTCTACAACCTCACCATCACCGGGCTCTCCATCTCGGTGGCCTTCTTCGTCGGCACGATCGAGCTGGTCGGGGTGCTGCACGACAAGCTGGGCCTGGGTGACGACGTATCCGGCTGGATCGCGGGCCTGGACCTGGACAACGTCGGCTACGTCATCGCCGGCCTGTTCGTGGTGGTCTGGGCCGTGGCCATTGGCTACTGGCGCCTGGCGAAGGTGGAGGAGCGCTGGAGCGCCCGCGCGGCCGACACCGGCTGA